A genomic stretch from Hydrogenimonas urashimensis includes:
- the lgt gene encoding prolipoprotein diacylglyceryl transferase produces MKHWVWQTDPVLFRIGPLSLHWYGLMFISGLLLGYGLLRGIYRREGRDPEMVDILFLYATVGILVGARLMHCLAYEPDRYLRHPLEILYFWKGGLASHGGMLGVIAAAWLFCRRYKESLLWLLSRMSIPGTLVAAFVRIGNFFNSEILGLPSDVPWAVVFARIDRIPRHPVQLYESAAYFLLFFLLLFLYFRLDSKRATLILPGIFLVLMFSVRFVLEYFKTEQADYVTGLPFTVGQLLSFPAILLGVVWLVVAKRAMRKGERV; encoded by the coding sequence GTGAAACATTGGGTATGGCAGACCGATCCCGTTCTTTTCCGTATCGGGCCGTTGTCGCTGCACTGGTATGGGCTCATGTTCATATCGGGGCTTCTTCTGGGCTACGGCTTGCTGCGCGGCATTTACAGGCGGGAGGGGAGAGACCCGGAGATGGTGGACATACTTTTTCTCTATGCCACCGTCGGCATTCTCGTGGGGGCCAGGCTGATGCACTGTCTCGCCTACGAACCCGATCGTTATCTGCGCCATCCTTTGGAGATTCTTTACTTCTGGAAGGGGGGGCTGGCCAGTCATGGCGGTATGCTCGGGGTCATCGCGGCCGCCTGGCTCTTCTGTCGCCGTTACAAAGAGTCGCTGCTGTGGCTGCTTTCGCGCATGAGCATACCCGGGACCCTTGTAGCTGCTTTCGTGCGCATCGGCAACTTTTTCAACTCCGAAATCCTCGGCCTTCCTTCCGACGTACCCTGGGCGGTCGTCTTCGCCAGAATCGACCGCATTCCGCGTCATCCCGTGCAGCTGTACGAGTCGGCGGCCTATTTTCTGCTTTTTTTCCTTCTATTGTTTCTCTATTTCCGGCTCGATTCGAAACGGGCTACACTGATTCTACCCGGTATTTTTCTGGTTCTGATGTTCTCTGTTCGTTTTGTACTGGAGTATTTCAAAACGGAGCAGGCCGATTACGTAACGGGCCTTCCTTTCACCGTCGGGCAGCTGTTGAGCTTTCCCGCCATACTTTTGGGGGTTGTCTGGCTTGTTGTTGCCAAAAGAGCGATGCGCAAGGGTGAGCGGGTGTGA
- a CDS encoding BadF/BadG/BcrA/BcrD ATPase family protein: MKRSVRYRLGIDVGSTTVKYVVCDDDLDIVEKEYTPHETRQAAKLLELLSGLARRRPEIFERIDSAHITGSGAAPLTEPLGAGFVQEVNAVVLAVEHFHPNVRSIVELGGQDAKIIHFREADDGTRSIITSMNDKCASGTGATIEKCTLKIGMPSGRLHNLQFDPEKLHHVAAKCGVFAETDIVNLLKNSIPPEEIMNSLADAIVMQNLTVLTRGNTLLPDVLLLGGPNTYLPFLQACWRYRIAELWRERGIPCDPEELEERIIVPENAQYYAAFGAILHGFRQKAPAFRGLGMLETAVRRYTSVRRPGSGAPLAESAEELEAFRKKYELPQPSFTAPGEKKACWLGIDGGSTSSKAVVCDQRGEILFKAYRLSGGNPIEDILFLLRQIRDFDSHGRLEIRGFGVTGYAADVLESALGADVNIIETVAHMRSAQSIFGEDVDVICDVGGQDIKVLFLENGMLKNFRLSNQCSAGNGMLLQSMAKQFGVPMERFADVAFKATQTPRFNYGCAVFLDTDRVNFQKEGYTKEELFAGIAKVLPKNIWQYVVQSSNLARLGRRFVLQGGTQRNLAALKAQVDYIERKVPGAEVLLHPHCAEAGAHGAAIEAIRRTLERGHSLFVGLEKALKLTYTTRTDEETRCRFCPNHCARTFVDTRIPGSDPVRYIAGFACEKGTVESPEALKALETKRKALQRFVPNLVRTDATRLFETAFSKASGESQMPPEGERISSRLCLPLFGTSWSPVLHLSLSRRFRRAAPEARRRRRKVVVGIPRVLNLYNAAPLLVSYLTALGVPPRQILFSDFTSEKRYLEGARQGSVDACFPAKAALAHLHSLLFAPKFRTKGITHIWFPSIVSLPSRISHAMGHAACPVVTGTPKVVYSALVKERDIFEEKKIRYLDVALDLAEPELVARQLYKLWKEPLGITRDENDWAVRHAYERLEAFEKQMQEEGKRILESAEREGRVVLLILGRPYHADPGLNHDIPEMFQSLGYPVLSMRSIPKDPLWLHRWFAEEIAAGLVADCFDIRDVWPENFSANSAQKVWAAKFAARHPNVAVVDLSSFKCGHDAPIYAIIDKILGASRTPHLALHDIDANKPGGSINIRIKTFAYTLEEYRRQLVKAHVTFHEKAEA, encoded by the coding sequence GTGAAAAGATCGGTGCGCTACCGTCTTGGCATCGATGTCGGCTCCACGACGGTGAAGTACGTGGTCTGCGACGATGATCTCGATATCGTCGAAAAGGAGTACACTCCTCATGAAACACGGCAGGCGGCGAAACTGCTGGAGCTTTTGAGCGGGTTGGCCCGGCGGAGGCCGGAGATTTTCGAACGAATCGACAGTGCCCATATCACCGGATCCGGCGCAGCGCCGCTGACCGAACCTCTGGGCGCAGGGTTCGTTCAGGAGGTCAATGCCGTCGTGCTCGCCGTGGAGCATTTTCACCCCAATGTCCGCAGTATCGTGGAGCTGGGTGGGCAGGATGCCAAAATCATCCATTTCCGGGAAGCGGATGACGGCACCCGCTCGATTATCACATCGATGAACGACAAGTGTGCTTCGGGCACCGGTGCTACCATCGAGAAGTGTACGCTGAAGATCGGAATGCCTTCAGGGCGTCTGCACAATCTTCAATTCGATCCCGAAAAACTCCACCATGTTGCCGCCAAATGCGGGGTCTTCGCCGAAACGGATATCGTCAACCTTCTGAAAAACTCCATTCCCCCGGAAGAGATCATGAACTCCCTGGCCGACGCCATCGTGATGCAGAACCTCACCGTATTGACAAGGGGGAACACCCTTTTGCCCGATGTCCTGTTGCTGGGCGGCCCAAACACCTATCTTCCTTTTCTGCAGGCGTGTTGGCGCTATCGGATCGCGGAACTTTGGCGCGAAAGAGGCATTCCCTGCGACCCGGAAGAGCTTGAAGAGCGGATTATCGTGCCCGAAAATGCCCAGTATTATGCCGCCTTCGGGGCGATTCTCCACGGTTTTCGTCAAAAAGCCCCGGCATTCCGGGGACTTGGGATGTTGGAAACGGCGGTGCGCCGCTACACTTCGGTCCGCCGTCCGGGAAGTGGTGCGCCGCTGGCAGAGAGCGCCGAAGAGCTTGAAGCTTTCAGGAAAAAATACGAGTTGCCGCAGCCATCTTTCACGGCACCCGGAGAGAAAAAGGCATGCTGGCTGGGCATCGACGGCGGTTCCACGAGCTCCAAAGCGGTGGTGTGCGACCAAAGGGGCGAGATTCTTTTCAAGGCCTATCGCCTCTCCGGGGGCAACCCCATCGAAGACATCCTCTTTTTGCTGCGGCAGATTCGCGACTTCGACAGCCACGGCAGACTGGAGATTCGCGGCTTCGGCGTCACGGGATACGCCGCCGACGTTCTGGAAAGTGCACTGGGAGCCGATGTCAATATCATCGAAACGGTGGCGCATATGCGAAGCGCCCAGTCGATCTTCGGGGAGGATGTCGATGTCATCTGCGACGTGGGAGGGCAGGATATCAAAGTGCTCTTCCTCGAAAACGGAATGCTCAAAAACTTCCGACTCTCCAATCAGTGCAGCGCGGGCAACGGGATGCTGCTGCAGAGTATGGCGAAGCAGTTCGGCGTGCCGATGGAACGGTTCGCCGACGTGGCGTTCAAAGCGACTCAGACACCCCGTTTCAACTACGGCTGCGCCGTCTTTCTCGATACCGACCGTGTCAATTTTCAAAAAGAGGGCTACACCAAAGAGGAGCTTTTCGCGGGAATCGCGAAAGTTCTTCCCAAAAACATCTGGCAGTACGTGGTGCAAAGCTCCAACCTGGCGCGGCTGGGCCGACGATTTGTCCTGCAGGGGGGCACCCAGCGCAACCTGGCGGCCCTGAAGGCACAGGTGGATTACATTGAACGCAAGGTGCCGGGGGCGGAGGTGCTGCTGCATCCCCACTGTGCCGAAGCCGGCGCCCACGGTGCGGCCATCGAAGCAATACGCCGCACCCTGGAGAGAGGGCACAGCCTTTTCGTGGGTCTCGAAAAGGCCCTGAAGCTCACCTACACCACCCGGACCGACGAAGAGACTCGCTGTCGCTTCTGCCCCAACCACTGCGCCCGCACTTTTGTCGATACCAGGATTCCCGGCAGCGATCCGGTCCGGTACATTGCCGGTTTCGCCTGCGAAAAGGGGACCGTCGAATCGCCCGAAGCCCTCAAAGCGTTGGAAACGAAGCGCAAAGCGTTGCAGCGCTTTGTTCCCAACCTGGTTCGCACCGATGCGACACGGCTTTTTGAGACGGCTTTTTCGAAGGCTTCCGGTGAGTCACAGATGCCCCCAGAGGGTGAACGGATATCGTCCCGACTCTGCCTTCCTCTCTTCGGGACCTCCTGGTCCCCGGTGCTCCATTTGTCTCTGTCTAGGCGATTTCGACGTGCCGCGCCCGAAGCCCGTCGCCGACGCAGGAAGGTTGTCGTGGGGATTCCCCGCGTCCTTAACCTCTACAACGCGGCGCCGCTGCTCGTGTCGTACCTGACGGCGCTCGGCGTACCGCCAAGGCAGATTCTCTTCTCTGATTTCACCAGCGAGAAACGCTACCTCGAGGGAGCCAGACAGGGATCGGTGGATGCCTGTTTCCCAGCCAAGGCGGCACTGGCCCATCTGCATTCGCTGCTTTTCGCTCCGAAATTCCGTACGAAAGGGATCACCCATATCTGGTTCCCCTCCATCGTGTCGCTGCCCTCGCGCATCTCCCATGCGATGGGCCATGCGGCCTGCCCGGTGGTGACGGGCACGCCAAAAGTGGTTTACAGCGCCCTGGTCAAAGAGCGCGACATATTCGAAGAAAAAAAGATCCGATACCTCGACGTCGCCCTGGATCTGGCGGAACCCGAACTCGTGGCCCGGCAGCTTTATAAACTCTGGAAAGAGCCGCTGGGAATCACTCGGGACGAGAACGACTGGGCAGTGCGCCATGCCTACGAACGGCTGGAAGCGTTCGAGAAACAGATGCAGGAGGAGGGGAAACGGATTCTGGAGAGTGCCGAAAGAGAGGGCCGTGTGGTCCTACTGATACTGGGTCGCCCCTACCATGCCGACCCGGGACTCAACCACGACATTCCGGAGATGTTCCAGTCGCTCGGGTATCCGGTGCTTTCGATGCGCTCCATTCCCAAAGACCCTCTCTGGCTTCACCGCTGGTTCGCCGAAGAGATCGCGGCCGGGCTTGTAGCCGACTGCTTCGATATCCGGGATGTCTGGCCCGAGAACTTTTCCGCCAATTCGGCGCAGAAAGTCTGGGCGGCCAAATTCGCTGCCCGTCACCCCAACGTGGCCGTCGTGGACCTGAGCAGTTTCAAATGTGGCCACGATGCACCGATCTACGCCATAATCGACAAGATTCTGGGCGCCAGCCGTACACCCCACCTGGCGCTGCACGACATCGACGCCAACAAGCCGGGAGGATCCATCAACATCCGCATCAAAACCTTCGCTTACACGCTGGAGGAGTACCGGCGGCAACTGGTAAAAGCCCATGTGACATTTCATGAAAAGGCCGAAGCGTGA
- a CDS encoding DEAD/DEAH box helicase, translated as MSQKVVEHEHEQPSTMRFSDFGFKQPIMRAIQRMGFQVPSPIQEKVIPLILEGKDVVGQAHTGTGKTAAFGLPALNNIEWRNGVQLLVITPTRELATQVSDELFSLGRFAGIRTVSVYGGQSYRRQLDLIGRGAQVVVATPGRLLDMLSSGKLEDFNPAIVVLDEADEMLDMGFLDDIKEIFSYLPQQRQTLLFSATMPEPIKDLARHILYHPEFVSVTKKETTNKDIRQLYYVIEEKDRDEAIVRLLDKEEPTKAIVFCRMKREVDRVAELLQARGINARGLHGDMEMRERMEVIKGFRGRDIDILVATDVAARGLNIENVSHVFNYHIPFDPESYVHRIGRTGRAGKKGTAITLVTPLEFKELERIRQKVGTKMEYGFVDEAGESAEGMSERFLDALREQDIDQEAVKIYERLVGDMAPQKVAYKLISMILKKGVLAAGDGIGLSKEEVERLMAMHDIEEKPKKKSGGRRRSGGNRRRR; from the coding sequence ATGAGTCAAAAGGTCGTCGAGCACGAACACGAACAGCCATCCACCATGCGTTTTTCCGATTTCGGATTCAAACAGCCGATCATGCGCGCCATTCAGCGCATGGGGTTCCAGGTACCCAGCCCGATCCAGGAGAAGGTGATTCCTTTGATTCTGGAGGGCAAAGATGTCGTTGGGCAGGCCCATACGGGTACGGGAAAAACCGCCGCTTTCGGGCTGCCGGCGCTCAACAACATCGAATGGCGCAACGGGGTACAGTTGCTGGTCATCACTCCGACCCGCGAGCTGGCGACCCAGGTGAGCGACGAGCTTTTCAGCCTGGGGCGTTTCGCGGGCATCCGCACCGTCAGCGTCTATGGCGGCCAGAGCTACCGCCGCCAGCTCGATCTGATCGGCCGCGGGGCGCAGGTGGTCGTGGCGACGCCGGGCCGGCTTCTGGATATGCTCAGCTCCGGCAAGCTCGAGGATTTCAACCCGGCCATCGTCGTTCTGGACGAAGCGGACGAGATGCTCGATATGGGCTTTCTGGACGACATCAAAGAGATTTTCAGTTACCTGCCCCAGCAGCGCCAGACACTGCTCTTTTCGGCGACGATGCCCGAACCGATCAAAGATCTGGCCCGCCATATTCTCTACCATCCGGAGTTTGTTTCAGTCACCAAAAAGGAGACCACCAACAAGGACATACGCCAGCTTTACTACGTCATTGAGGAGAAAGACCGTGACGAAGCGATCGTGCGGCTGCTGGACAAGGAGGAGCCGACGAAAGCGATCGTCTTTTGCCGGATGAAGCGGGAGGTGGACCGGGTCGCCGAGCTGCTGCAGGCTCGGGGCATCAACGCCCGCGGACTGCACGGCGACATGGAGATGCGTGAACGCATGGAGGTCATCAAAGGTTTCCGCGGCCGGGACATCGACATTCTGGTCGCCACCGACGTGGCGGCGCGGGGGCTCAATATCGAAAACGTCAGCCATGTCTTCAACTACCATATTCCTTTCGATCCGGAAAGCTACGTCCACCGCATCGGCCGCACGGGCCGTGCGGGTAAGAAAGGTACGGCGATAACGCTGGTAACGCCCCTGGAGTTCAAAGAGCTGGAGCGCATCCGTCAGAAAGTGGGAACGAAGATGGAGTACGGTTTCGTCGACGAAGCCGGAGAGAGCGCCGAAGGCATGAGTGAACGATTTCTCGATGCCCTGCGTGAACAGGACATCGACCAGGAGGCGGTGAAGATTTACGAAAGACTCGTCGGGGATATGGCGCCTCAGAAGGTCGCTTACAAACTCATCTCCATGATTCTTAAAAAGGGCGTTCTCGCCGCAGGCGATGGCATCGGTCTGAGTAAAGAAGAGGTCGAGCGTCTGATGGCGATGCACGACATCGAAGAGAAACCCAAAAAGAAAAGCGGCGGACGTCGGCGCAGCGGCGGAAACCGGCGGAGACGATGA
- a CDS encoding NAD(P)/FAD-dependent oxidoreductase, which translates to MKSSPVTDYQIIILGAGAAGLMAAAFLPRRRVLVIDHNEGPGRKIAISGGGRCNVTNAEVTPAYYLGDAAFIEQVFSRFDHHDLLAFLRSGGCQPVLRKGSQYFCPESARQLIDFFQKRTVHADFAYGTEIVSVKKRGERFVVDTSAGRFEAPTLLVTTGGLSYASVGASGIGFFIAERFGHTVVPPRPALVGLTLQRGEAWMKRLSGLSFLVEVSVGRRKMAGDMLFAHRGLSGPVILDASLFWNSRKLTVDFLPGIRLRRLFKNPKKSAITQIPLPKRFVHAFFEALGLPNIPYHAMDNAQKQNLSTLKSYAFAPAGTFGYAKAEATKGGVCTDEIDPSTMQSRLIPGLHFAGEVIDVTGRLGGYNFQWAFSSAVVAAKSV; encoded by the coding sequence ATGAAATCATCACCGGTTACTGACTACCAAATTATTATTCTGGGGGCTGGGGCGGCGGGGCTGATGGCGGCGGCTTTTCTGCCTCGTCGCAGAGTCCTGGTCATCGACCACAACGAAGGGCCGGGCCGCAAAATCGCCATCTCCGGCGGGGGCAGGTGCAATGTCACCAACGCGGAGGTGACGCCGGCGTACTATCTGGGCGACGCCGCTTTCATCGAACAGGTTTTTTCCCGCTTCGACCATCACGATCTGCTGGCTTTTCTGCGTTCGGGTGGCTGCCAACCGGTGCTTCGCAAAGGGTCGCAATACTTCTGTCCCGAAAGCGCCAGACAATTGATCGACTTTTTTCAAAAGAGAACCGTCCATGCCGATTTTGCCTACGGTACCGAAATAGTAAGCGTTAAAAAGAGGGGAGAGCGTTTTGTCGTCGATACCTCCGCCGGCCGGTTCGAGGCTCCTACTCTGCTGGTGACCACCGGCGGGCTCAGTTATGCCAGCGTGGGGGCGTCCGGGATAGGTTTTTTCATCGCGGAGAGGTTCGGACATACGGTCGTACCTCCCCGGCCGGCGCTGGTGGGGTTGACGCTGCAGCGGGGCGAAGCGTGGATGAAACGCCTCAGCGGCCTCTCCTTTCTGGTGGAAGTTTCCGTGGGTCGCAGAAAGATGGCGGGCGATATGCTTTTTGCCCACCGTGGCCTCAGCGGCCCGGTGATCCTCGATGCCTCGCTCTTTTGGAACAGCCGCAAACTGACGGTCGATTTTCTGCCGGGAATCCGGCTCAGGAGATTGTTTAAAAACCCGAAAAAATCGGCCATCACGCAAATCCCCCTGCCCAAACGCTTCGTTCACGCCTTTTTCGAAGCCCTTGGACTCCCGAACATCCCTTATCACGCAATGGATAATGCCCAAAAACAGAACCTCTCAACCCTGAAGTCCTACGCCTTCGCACCGGCCGGAACGTTCGGGTATGCCAAAGCCGAAGCGACCAAGGGAGGTGTCTGTACCGATGAGATCGATCCTTCAACGATGCAGAGCCGTCTCATACCCGGACTCCATTTTGCGGGGGAAGTAATCGATGTGACGGGGCGTCTCGGCGGGTACAACTTTCAGTGGGCCTTCTCTTCCGCCGTGGTCGCGGCAAAAAGTGTATAA
- a CDS encoding amidoligase family protein: MNMKDARFHQPPILTNANGEPRKVGFELEYAGLTLVKSAAIVMKKVGGRIDVINPYHIKIRDTEYGTFTLVLDFQFLVESGLEKWLHTIGLDQALEKETVEAIERFIADLSETVVPYEISTSPLPLERIGIIESVKEELRKHGAMGTKADPLYAFGFHINPEAARITVENILNTLRAFFLLYDYLVERIKPDMTRRLTPYIDPFDREYVELVLDPSYDPTMIGLIDDYLEYNPTRNRALDLLPLFAWIDVDRVMAQMEGEKIAARPTYHYRLPNSRVDEAEWCTCEAWNSWVLVERLANDEEALKKLANECLQYLDSPLAFFKKEAWIDRVRQWVEKS; encoded by the coding sequence ATGAATATGAAAGATGCACGATTCCATCAGCCTCCCATTTTGACCAACGCCAACGGCGAACCCAGGAAGGTCGGCTTCGAACTGGAATACGCGGGACTGACACTGGTCAAAAGCGCCGCGATAGTGATGAAAAAAGTGGGCGGGAGAATCGATGTGATCAATCCGTACCATATCAAAATCCGAGATACCGAATACGGTACCTTCACCCTTGTGCTCGACTTCCAGTTTCTGGTGGAATCGGGGCTTGAAAAATGGCTCCATACGATCGGACTCGACCAGGCGCTGGAGAAAGAGACGGTCGAAGCGATCGAACGGTTCATCGCGGATCTTTCCGAAACGGTGGTTCCCTACGAAATTTCGACGTCGCCTCTGCCGCTGGAGAGGATCGGCATCATCGAATCGGTCAAGGAAGAGTTGCGAAAGCACGGCGCCATGGGCACGAAAGCCGATCCGCTCTACGCCTTCGGATTTCACATCAATCCCGAAGCCGCGCGAATCACCGTGGAAAACATTCTCAATACGCTGCGCGCCTTTTTCCTTCTCTACGACTATCTGGTCGAACGGATCAAACCCGACATGACGCGCCGCCTGACACCCTACATCGATCCTTTCGACAGGGAGTATGTGGAACTGGTGCTCGATCCCTCCTACGATCCGACGATGATCGGACTCATTGACGACTATCTCGAATACAACCCGACCCGCAACCGCGCTCTGGATCTTCTGCCCCTCTTTGCGTGGATCGATGTCGACCGGGTCATGGCGCAGATGGAGGGGGAGAAGATTGCCGCGCGTCCGACCTACCACTACCGCCTCCCAAATTCCCGGGTCGACGAGGCGGAGTGGTGTACCTGCGAAGCGTGGAACAGCTGGGTTCTGGTGGAGAGGCTGGCCAACGACGAAGAGGCGTTGAAAAAGCTCGCCAACGAATGTTTGCAATACCTCGATTCCCCCCTAGCTTTTTTCAAAAAAGAGGCGTGGATCGACAGGGTACGGCAATGGGTCGAAAAGTCGTAA
- a CDS encoding gamma-glutamyl-gamma-aminobutyrate hydrolase family protein, whose amino-acid sequence MSRFLLAFGGLESRFMHPKSWEGRHRLQMDGLLITGGIDIDPETYGGSEHPSIVRSDPKRDAMELALMKRAKEQKVPIMGICRGMQLINLFYGGTLHPHIHDLELDYPHPNTPLPLRTVTIEQQSRLYGIVGTSVLRVNALHHQAVDIIGAGLQKAAHDRNGIVQAIESKEDPFVLGLQWHPEFMPYAWHSRKIFSAFAEAVKGAQ is encoded by the coding sequence ATGAGCCGGTTTCTTTTGGCCTTCGGCGGTCTTGAGAGCCGTTTTATGCACCCGAAATCGTGGGAGGGACGGCACAGATTGCAGATGGATGGTTTGTTGATCACCGGAGGCATCGACATCGATCCCGAAACCTACGGGGGAAGCGAGCACCCCTCCATCGTCCGAAGCGATCCGAAGCGGGATGCGATGGAGCTGGCATTGATGAAGCGGGCGAAAGAGCAGAAGGTTCCAATCATGGGAATCTGCCGGGGAATGCAGCTGATCAACCTTTTTTACGGCGGCACGCTGCACCCCCATATCCACGACCTTGAGCTCGATTATCCCCATCCCAATACGCCACTGCCGCTTCGAACCGTCACGATCGAGCAGCAGTCGCGGCTTTACGGTATTGTCGGGACATCGGTTCTGCGGGTCAATGCGCTGCATCATCAGGCGGTGGACATCATCGGAGCGGGATTGCAAAAAGCGGCGCACGACCGAAACGGCATCGTTCAGGCGATCGAATCGAAAGAGGATCCTTTCGTGCTGGGACTTCAATGGCACCCCGAGTTCATGCCCTATGCCTGGCACAGTCGCAAAATCTTTTCGGCATTCGCCGAAGCGGTCAAGGGAGCGCAATGA
- a CDS encoding efflux RND transporter periplasmic adaptor subunit translates to MKKSLYILLTVLLFFGGGYVWYAHEKPEDFSGYREIRVEKGDIVKSVQATGVIKPSVGAEVTIGARMSGIVVEEPVEVGDHVKRGDLIARIDDRDVRASLKIAREQFAKLKESGPKEIHRLESAVRRKEIALEEANVTREAALADKKTAQWLCMNKRRLFEHKSGPEREFRVACNDYTLKKAAWRKAQAAYERAKQSLAEARLSLQKARSDYRHDLKIAEERIEQAKIRLSYSVIEAPFEGIITYVSTQKGETVVAGLNAPKFVKILDPGAIENRIYVDETEIGKVRTGMKVQFRVDSYPDKEFTGKIAQIYPQPEIQNGIVYYIAVVKGFENPERLRPEMTTHDKVILEILKNVVRVPNGAVKFKNGRFYVYLKSGNRIREIPVKTGVSDSRYTRILEGVSAGDTILMASAHAD, encoded by the coding sequence ATGAAAAAGAGCCTTTATATTCTTCTGACGGTTTTGCTGTTCTTTGGCGGAGGATATGTCTGGTATGCCCATGAAAAACCCGAGGATTTCTCCGGCTACAGGGAGATCAGGGTCGAGAAAGGCGATATCGTCAAAAGCGTCCAGGCGACCGGTGTCATCAAACCGAGTGTCGGCGCGGAAGTGACGATCGGGGCACGGATGAGCGGCATTGTCGTAGAAGAACCTGTCGAGGTGGGAGACCATGTAAAACGAGGAGATCTGATCGCCCGAATCGACGACAGGGATGTCCGTGCGTCACTGAAAATCGCCCGTGAGCAGTTCGCCAAACTCAAAGAGAGCGGTCCCAAAGAGATCCATCGTCTCGAATCGGCCGTTCGTCGCAAGGAGATAGCCCTCGAAGAGGCCAATGTGACACGCGAAGCGGCGCTTGCCGACAAAAAAACGGCACAATGGCTCTGCATGAACAAGCGCCGCCTCTTCGAACACAAGAGCGGTCCCGAACGGGAATTCAGAGTGGCCTGTAACGACTACACGCTGAAAAAAGCGGCCTGGCGCAAGGCACAAGCGGCGTATGAAAGGGCAAAACAGTCGCTGGCGGAAGCGCGACTGTCGCTGCAAAAGGCACGGAGCGATTATCGGCACGATCTGAAAATTGCCGAAGAGAGAATCGAACAGGCGAAGATACGCCTGAGTTATTCGGTCATCGAAGCGCCGTTTGAGGGCATCATCACCTATGTTTCGACCCAGAAGGGCGAGACGGTCGTCGCGGGTCTCAACGCGCCGAAGTTCGTCAAAATACTCGATCCCGGCGCGATCGAAAACAGGATTTACGTGGATGAGACGGAGATTGGAAAAGTGCGTACGGGCATGAAGGTGCAATTCCGTGTCGATAGCTATCCCGACAAAGAGTTCACCGGCAAAATTGCACAGATCTATCCGCAGCCGGAGATTCAAAACGGCATCGTCTATTACATTGCCGTTGTCAAAGGGTTCGAAAATCCGGAGAGACTCCGGCCCGAAATGACCACGCACGACAAGGTCATATTGGAGATTCTGAAAAACGTCGTGCGTGTACCCAACGGTGCTGTCAAATTCAAAAACGGTCGTTTTTACGTCTATCTCAAGTCGGGGAACAGAATCCGGGAGATTCCCGTCAAAACCGGCGTATCCGACAGCCGCTACACCCGGATACTCGAAGGAGTTTCAGCCGGCGATACAATTTTGATGGCGTCCGCACATGCTGATTGA
- a CDS encoding ABC transporter ATP-binding protein: MLIECRRLVKSFRTGDIETDVLKGIDLRIEEGEFVAVMGSSGSGKSTLLYLLGCLDRPTSGTYLLNGEDVSRFDDDRLSHIRNEMFGFIFQSFYLIPYLNVADNVMIPTLYARRPRKKSDAMALLKKLQLQERASYMPDQLSGGQKQRAAIARALINDPKIIFADEPTGQLDSENARIVMETLKKLNAEGKTIVLVTHDATMAAYAKRTVRIRDGRILSA; the protein is encoded by the coding sequence ATGCTGATTGAGTGTCGTCGACTCGTCAAGAGTTTCCGTACGGGCGATATCGAAACGGATGTGCTCAAAGGGATCGACCTGCGGATCGAAGAGGGAGAGTTCGTGGCGGTGATGGGGAGCAGCGGAAGCGGAAAATCGACGCTCCTGTATCTGCTGGGGTGCCTCGACCGGCCCACTTCGGGCACCTATCTGCTCAACGGGGAAGATGTTTCGCGCTTCGATGACGACAGACTCTCCCATATCCGGAACGAAATGTTCGGCTTCATTTTCCAGTCGTTTTACCTGATTCCCTATCTGAATGTGGCAGACAACGTGATGATCCCCACTCTCTATGCACGCAGGCCCCGCAAAAAGTCGGACGCGATGGCACTGTTGAAGAAACTGCAGCTTCAGGAGCGTGCCTCTTACATGCCCGATCAGCTTTCGGGCGGCCAGAAACAGCGGGCAGCCATCGCTAGGGCGCTGATCAACGATCCGAAAATCATCTTCGCGGACGAGCCGACGGGGCAGCTTGACAGCGAAAACGCCAGGATCGTCATGGAGACACTGAAAAAACTCAATGCGGAGGGAAAGACGATCGTGCTCGTAACCCACGACGCCACGATGGCCGCCTACGCCAAACGGACGGTACGGATTCGGGATGGTCGGATTCTATCTGCATGA